A region of Cryptosporangium phraense DNA encodes the following proteins:
- the disA gene encoding DNA integrity scanning diadenylate cyclase DisA, with amino-acid sequence MPENQIPGGTAVVGTEREEQLRQTLARIAPGTTLRDGLDRILRGNTGALIVFGHDKTVDAICTGGFPLDVEFTPTGLRELAKMDGALVLSNDGSRIVRAAVHLMPDASIPAVESGTRHRTAERVSRQTGFPVISVSQSMRIIGLYVNGLRYVLDETSSILSKANQALATLERYKLRLDEVSGTLSALEIEDLVTVRDAMSVTQRLEMVRRISDEIAGYVIELGTDGRLLKLQLDELMAGVDADRELVIRDYLPAGRRSRSVEDVLEDLDRLSATELLDLTLVARGVGYPATADALEGAVSPRGYRLLAKVPRLPGAVIDRLVEHFGGLQKLLGATVDDLRAVEGVGDARARSVREGLSRLAESSILERYV; translated from the coding sequence CTGCCGGAGAATCAGATACCTGGAGGTACAGCCGTGGTCGGGACGGAGCGCGAGGAGCAGCTCCGGCAGACGCTCGCCCGCATCGCGCCGGGGACCACGCTTCGGGACGGGCTCGATCGCATCCTTCGCGGCAACACCGGGGCGCTGATCGTCTTCGGTCACGACAAGACCGTCGACGCGATCTGCACCGGCGGCTTCCCGCTCGACGTCGAGTTCACCCCCACCGGGCTGCGTGAGCTGGCGAAAATGGACGGTGCGTTGGTGCTGTCCAACGACGGCTCCCGTATCGTCCGGGCCGCCGTGCACCTGATGCCCGACGCGTCGATCCCGGCCGTCGAGTCCGGTACCCGGCACCGTACCGCCGAGCGCGTCTCCCGGCAGACCGGGTTCCCGGTGATCTCGGTCAGCCAGTCGATGCGCATCATCGGCCTGTACGTCAACGGCCTGCGCTACGTGCTCGACGAGACGTCCTCGATCCTCTCCAAGGCCAACCAGGCACTGGCCACGCTGGAGCGCTACAAGCTCCGGCTCGACGAGGTGTCGGGCACGCTGTCGGCGCTGGAGATCGAAGACCTGGTCACAGTTCGCGACGCGATGTCGGTGACCCAGCGGCTCGAGATGGTGCGCCGGATCTCCGACGAGATCGCGGGGTACGTCATCGAGCTCGGCACCGACGGACGCCTGCTCAAGCTCCAGCTCGACGAGCTGATGGCGGGTGTGGACGCTGATCGCGAGCTGGTCATCCGTGACTACCTGCCGGCCGGGCGCCGGTCGCGGTCGGTGGAGGACGTGCTCGAAGATCTCGACCGCCTCTCGGCGACGGAGTTGCTCGATCTGACGCTGGTCGCCCGCGGGGTGGGGTATCCCGCGACGGCGGATGCGCTGGAGGGGGCGGTGAGTCCGAGGGGGTACCGGCTGTTGGCGAAGGTGCCGCGGCTGCCCGGGGCGGTCATCGACCGGCTGGTGGAGCATTTCGGGGGCTTGCAGAAGTTGTTGGGGGCGACCGTGGATGACTTGCGGGCGGTCGAGGGGGTCGGGGACGCCCGGGCGCGGTCGGTTCGGGAGGGGCTTTCGAGGTTGGCGGAGAGCTCGATCCTTGAGAGGTATGTGTAG
- the radA gene encoding DNA repair protein RadA: MPSRTAARERPAYRCSECGNTVPKWVGRCPECQAWGTIDEVGAGPVALKQVGPGPVTSPARPIGEVDVRAAKARPTGVEELDRVLGGGLVPGAVLLLAGEPGVGKSTLLLEVAHRYAAAGGPPALVVTGEESAAQVRLRADRTDRLHDALYLAAETDLSAVLGHVEAVSPGLLVVDSVQTISSPALDSAPGSVTQVRAVTAALIASAKARNMATILVGHVTKDGNVAGPRVLEHLVDVVLHFEGERHSTLRLVRAVKNRYGPSDEVGCFEMHDRGIRGLADPSGLFLTRHSEAVPGTCVSVLVEGVRPMLAEVQALVAPSPLPTPRRAVSGLDSARVAMILAVTDRRGRVRLAEKDVYTATVGGAKVTEPACDLAIALAVASAASDQALPPDLVAIGELGLSGDVRRVGGVERRLAEAARLGFKQALVPSGSVERKPAGIRVTEVDDIRAALGHAFSATMRSLS; this comes from the coding sequence ATGCCATCCCGTACCGCTGCTCGTGAACGGCCCGCGTACCGCTGCTCGGAGTGCGGGAACACGGTGCCCAAGTGGGTCGGGCGGTGCCCCGAGTGTCAGGCCTGGGGCACGATCGACGAGGTCGGCGCCGGGCCGGTAGCGCTGAAGCAGGTCGGGCCGGGCCCGGTCACGTCGCCCGCGCGGCCGATCGGCGAGGTCGACGTCCGGGCGGCCAAGGCGCGTCCCACCGGGGTCGAGGAGCTCGACCGCGTGCTCGGCGGCGGCCTGGTGCCGGGGGCGGTGCTGCTGCTGGCCGGTGAGCCCGGCGTCGGTAAGTCCACGCTGCTGCTCGAGGTCGCGCACCGGTACGCGGCCGCCGGTGGGCCGCCGGCGCTGGTGGTCACCGGTGAGGAGTCCGCGGCCCAGGTCCGGCTGCGGGCCGATCGCACCGACCGGCTGCACGACGCGCTCTACCTGGCCGCCGAGACCGATCTCTCGGCCGTGCTCGGCCACGTCGAGGCGGTCTCCCCCGGCCTGCTGGTCGTCGACTCCGTGCAGACGATCTCGTCGCCCGCGCTCGACAGCGCGCCCGGCAGCGTCACCCAGGTCCGGGCGGTGACGGCGGCGCTCATCGCGTCGGCCAAGGCCCGAAACATGGCGACGATCCTCGTCGGCCACGTAACGAAAGACGGCAACGTGGCCGGCCCGCGCGTGCTCGAGCACCTGGTCGACGTCGTGCTGCACTTCGAGGGCGAGCGGCACTCGACGCTCCGACTCGTCCGCGCGGTGAAGAACCGGTACGGCCCGTCCGACGAGGTGGGCTGCTTCGAGATGCACGACCGGGGCATCCGCGGGCTGGCCGACCCGTCCGGGCTGTTCCTCACCCGGCACAGCGAGGCCGTGCCCGGTACCTGCGTCTCGGTGCTGGTGGAGGGCGTCCGGCCGATGCTGGCCGAGGTGCAGGCGCTGGTGGCACCGTCGCCGCTGCCGACGCCCCGGCGGGCGGTGAGCGGGCTCGACTCGGCCCGGGTGGCGATGATCCTCGCAGTCACCGATCGGCGCGGCCGGGTCCGGCTGGCCGAGAAAGACGTCTACACGGCGACCGTCGGCGGCGCCAAGGTCACCGAACCGGCCTGCGATCTGGCGATCGCGCTGGCGGTGGCGTCGGCGGCGAGCGATCAGGCGCTGCCGCCCGATCTGGTGGCGATCGGCGAGCTCGGCCTCTCCGGCGACGTCCGGCGGGTGGGCGGGGTCGAGCGCCGGCTCGCCGAGGCCGCGCGGCTGGGGTTCAAACAGGCGCTGGTGCCATCCGGTTCGGTCGAGCGCAAGCCGGCCGGCATCCGGGTGACCGAAGTCGACGACATCCGCGCCGCTTTGGGGCACGCGTTCAGCGCAACCATGCGTAGCCTGTCCTGA
- a CDS encoding UbiA family prenyltransferase, with product MRDLPALLRSCHPEPALAVTAGVTALAAASGRALPGLVAVAAAVLTGQLTTGWHNDWLDAERDAAVGRTDKPVAAGAVSRSLVGRAALIAAVLCVPLSFLSGWRAALVHLAAVGCALAYNARLKATPFSAVPYALAFAAAPAFVTLGGSGASWPPAWLWVAGAALGVGAHFANVLGDLEDDAATGIAGLPHRLGRRASEVVSAFLMGLVGVLLVFGPSGPPRALAWILLALSALVLAAGAVAGRRPGSRALFRAVLVVAAVDVCLLLLSGASLR from the coding sequence GTGAGGGATCTCCCGGCACTCCTCCGGTCCTGCCATCCGGAACCGGCGCTCGCCGTGACCGCGGGCGTCACCGCGCTGGCGGCCGCCTCGGGCCGGGCCCTCCCCGGTCTGGTGGCGGTGGCCGCGGCCGTCCTGACCGGGCAGCTGACGACCGGCTGGCACAACGACTGGCTGGACGCCGAGCGCGACGCCGCCGTCGGGCGGACCGACAAGCCGGTGGCCGCCGGAGCCGTGTCCCGGTCGCTCGTCGGGCGGGCCGCGCTGATCGCCGCCGTGCTCTGCGTCCCGCTCTCGTTCCTGTCCGGTTGGCGGGCGGCGCTGGTGCACCTGGCCGCGGTCGGGTGCGCGCTGGCCTACAACGCCCGGCTGAAGGCGACGCCGTTCTCCGCCGTGCCGTACGCGCTGGCGTTCGCGGCCGCCCCGGCGTTCGTGACGCTCGGGGGGTCCGGCGCTTCCTGGCCGCCGGCGTGGTTGTGGGTGGCCGGTGCGGCGCTGGGCGTCGGGGCGCACTTCGCCAACGTGCTCGGCGACCTGGAGGACGACGCGGCGACCGGTATCGCCGGGCTGCCGCACCGGCTGGGCCGGCGGGCGTCGGAGGTGGTTTCCGCGTTCTTGATGGGGCTGGTGGGCGTGCTCCTGGTGTTCGGGCCTTCCGGGCCGCCCCGGGCTCTGGCCTGGATCCTGCTGGCGCTGAGTGCGCTGGTGCTGGCGGCCGGGGCGGTGGCCGGGCGTCGGCCCGGGTCACGGGCCCTGTTCCGGGCCGTTCTGGTGGTGGCCGCGGTCGACGTCTGCCTCCTGCTGTTGAGCGGGGCGTCGCTGCGCTGA
- a CDS encoding CarD family transcriptional regulator — MTFTVGETVVYPHHGAALIEAIETRVIKGVEKQYLVLKVAQGDLTVRVPAENAEIVGVREVVGEEGLDRVFQVLRAPHTEEPTNWSRRYKANLEKLASGDVNKVAEVVRDLWRRDKERGLSAGEKRMLAKARDILVGELALAEGTGKDDAEQLLDKVLAS; from the coding sequence ATGACTTTCACCGTCGGCGAGACCGTTGTCTACCCCCACCACGGGGCCGCTCTCATTGAGGCCATCGAAACCCGGGTCATCAAGGGTGTCGAAAAGCAGTATCTCGTCCTGAAGGTCGCCCAGGGTGACCTCACTGTGCGCGTCCCGGCTGAGAACGCTGAGATCGTCGGCGTCCGTGAGGTGGTGGGCGAGGAGGGTCTGGACAGGGTCTTCCAGGTTCTCCGCGCTCCCCACACCGAGGAGCCGACCAACTGGTCCCGTCGCTACAAGGCCAACCTCGAGAAGCTCGCCTCCGGCGATGTGAACAAGGTGGCCGAGGTCGTCCGTGACCTTTGGCGGCGCGACAAGGAGCGCGGCCTCTCCGCTGGAGAGAAGCGCATGCTCGCGAAGGCCCGTGACATCCTCGTCGGCGAACTCGCCCTCGCCGAGGGAACCGGTAAGGACGACGCCGAGCAGCTGCTCGACAAGGTCCTTGCGTCCTAA
- the ispD gene encoding 2-C-methyl-D-erythritol 4-phosphate cytidylyltransferase, whose amino-acid sequence MRPNSTQDTVALVPAAGRGERLGPGAPKSLRHLGGEPLVVHAVRRLATASSVAAVVVAAPPGASETVRELLAPVVMTAELIVVEGGDTRQASVAAALAAAPGHCDIVLVHDAARALAPPELADAVAAAVRDGHPAVVPVLPVVDTVRQVTASGSSTIDREALRLVQTPQGFSRSVLAKAHAECDDALTDDAGLVERLGLPVHTVPGHPNALKVTRPFDLVVASAVLAAEGGMAGSPV is encoded by the coding sequence TTGCGTCCTAACTCCACACAGGACACCGTTGCGCTCGTCCCGGCCGCTGGCCGGGGCGAGCGTCTTGGTCCCGGGGCCCCGAAATCCCTGCGCCACCTCGGGGGCGAACCGCTGGTCGTGCACGCGGTCCGGCGGCTGGCCACGGCGAGCAGCGTGGCCGCGGTCGTCGTCGCCGCTCCGCCGGGCGCGTCCGAGACGGTCCGCGAGCTGCTCGCGCCGGTCGTGATGACCGCCGAGCTGATCGTCGTCGAGGGTGGCGACACGCGGCAGGCTTCGGTCGCTGCGGCGCTCGCTGCCGCGCCCGGGCACTGCGACATCGTGCTGGTCCACGACGCGGCCCGCGCGCTCGCTCCGCCGGAGCTCGCCGACGCGGTCGCCGCCGCGGTCCGCGACGGCCACCCCGCCGTCGTCCCGGTGCTGCCGGTCGTCGACACGGTCCGGCAGGTCACCGCGTCCGGTTCGTCGACGATCGACCGCGAGGCGCTCCGGCTCGTCCAGACCCCGCAGGGGTTCTCCCGGTCGGTCCTGGCCAAGGCCCACGCCGAGTGCGACGACGCTTTGACGGACGACGCCGGGCTGGTCGAACGACTCGGCCTCCCCGTGCACACCGTGCCGGGGCATCCGAACGCGCTGAAGGTCACGCGCCCGTTCGATCTGGTCGTGGCCTCGGCGGTGCTGGCCGCCGAGGGCGGCATGGCAGGCTCGCCGGTGTGA